The sequence below is a genomic window from Salvelinus namaycush isolate Seneca chromosome 2, SaNama_1.0, whole genome shotgun sequence.
CATAACGGTGTGTTCCAAACTGCCTACATTGCAGTCGCATACTATCAGATCAATAAATTATATTGATGGGGTCTCTGCAATGTCAAACACTACTTCCACATTTGCAGGGATCGGATACAGATCTGATTGGTCTCATCTCTACAAATGAGGAAATGGAGTTGTACATTAAAGCAATTACTTTACGATATGATAATCTGCACAACCCGACTGCAATATAGTCATACTGGGATGCAGCCACTGTTTCAGTGACTTGAGGTGGGGGATGGATAAACGAGTGGTGATTTACATTAAACTGGATTTAGGGACACTTGACTGCAGCTTTTCTGTGGCGCTCTTGTATCCCAATTCAGAAATTAACACTAGGCTAAACACCTGGGCCCAGTTTTTCAGAATCAGAATGATCTGGATTCTGTAACCCCCTATTTTGCTTTCCAGGATCAGATCAACCTGGGTGATTTGGAGCCAGAAAATGATTGGATAGGGTTATTCTGATCCAGACATTAAAATCTCAACATCACAGAATCTGTATTTTCAGTGCTTTGAATAGGCCTACACCTTGCCATGTACTGAACAGGCAATGTTACTACAGATGACTAAACTACATGAATAAAGATATTCATATAAATTATGGAGCTTGCTTCTCGTTTCACTTGTAAGTACATGCTTTTATttgacactgctcaatacaacaaCTGACCACATACCTATACTCCAGTCAATTTAACATAATGGAAATATTTAATGAAACCTTTTTTATTTCTCTGAAATTCCACTATTGTAATGCCTTTCACCTTTCTAAATCTACCCTTCTAGTGAGATCAAGATTATCCAGATTTTCATCACTACACACCGAATGATCAGAATTGAAATACCCAATTCAAATATTTAATCCAACCCGAATCCAATTAGAAAAGTGGTTGTTGTAGTTAATTGGAACTGACACTGGTAAGTAATCTGTAAactcaccactctctctctcattctcatcTCCCAGGTCAGAAGTATAGGCACCCACCAGAATGAGGCCAAACACGTTGTGTGTTTCTGCATACCTGCATGGTACCACAAAGTTAGGTATAGTAACTTTCCAACAAACAAAAAGGAAGAGTTTGCATGAGGAATATCCTCAAATTCTTTGTAATCACGATCCTACCTCATGGCTGCAGCTGCCCCAGAGCTGTGGCCAATGATGACAGTCTCCTCATCACATTGGAGCTCCTCCTGAATGAATGGCAACCATATGCTCTCTCTGGCTGTCACTAGAAAAAGAAAAATACAGTACTAGCACCTCACAGTAATGACATTGGAGGCCCAAAATGAATGGGTTTAAATACTGAACTTCATTCTACATACCTGGGTCAGGCATGTTGCTCAACAGGCAGGTCATATCTGGAATCTATAGGACAGCAAGTTAACTATTAATACCAAATGAAGTATCAGTAAGTAAAGGTTGAAAATGGGCGATTCCACGCCAGGATAGCCCAAAACATGTTTGGTATTTCAGATCGTTatggcaattctcacatagaatCTTCTTTGGTAGTAAGGATGTTATGATTTTTACATTTGCATCACAAACCATTTCTGAGAAAATTATGATGAAGATAGTGGcaattttaggccctttttagacctatacCTCTCGTAAGACCCTATGATCCGTGAACTGCACATGATACAGACATCTTGGtttcattatactccttatagtgtgctctaaaaTATGGAGTTTGTCGGAATTATGAAACGCAATTTTTCacattaatttattcaacattGGAAATATGAATATCTCAAGAGTACCCTTTTTAATATAGCTTATTTTTTGTTTGAAACAATATACTCTTCAAACACGTCACATTTCCAGAGTGGGTGCTTTGCTACTTATAAAGATATGACCCATTTTATACATAGAAATTGACATTGGTTAATGACCTATCATATTTCAGCAAATCACCAGGAATTTACCTTTGAATTCATTTTCCCCATTCAAAGTGTCATAACTTCAAAAGTAGCAGAGCACCCACTGGACATGTGATGTACTTGTAAAGTATATTGTTTTAAACAATGTTTAAaaatttacaaaatcaaaaagggTACTTTTGAGATATTCACATTTTTAATGTTGAATAAATTCAGGTGAAACATTTTATTTCAAAATCTAGGACATACACCATCATACTCTTCCATCATATAATTCTCAGAAATGATTTgggatacaaatgtaaaaagcatatCAAACATTCTTCCTCCAAATGAAGTTTCTATGGAATAATTTCCAGAACAATCATAGACCATATCTCTTCCATGCATTGCACTTGTCAATTAGAATTCTGTATGGAGGATATCCTCCATCCAAAATGCAGGGCTCTGTATAGAGCTAGCTTATAATGTGATATCTGAGGAATCTAGGCTAGTTTATAATGTGATATGTGAGAAATATAGGCATTTGTGGTCATCTGTCACTGAATATAATAATTCATTATTTGGTGTGTATTAATACGCATGTGTGAATTTGATTATTATAAATGTTTTAATCCCAACTCCCCTAGACAAAGCCACCTTGTCATTCCATAATTGCTGCTGTGGCTACTGCTGGCTAGCATGAGGATGAAAAGGGCAGTTTTTCAGGAAAATGTAAGTATTTAAATCTTCTCCATGTACCATATCTCGCACTGGCACAATGCTGTCTTAATGTAACCATGATTGCGTTCCGACGCCCATGAGCTCAGTAGGGTCAGATATCTTCTGGCAAAAGTAAAACAAGTGGTTCCTACCGTTTAaagttcatgaggcatttataagttatattcttcttGATGTTTACATATCATTACTctaaaagtccaaaaatgtatgtaacaAGCAGAGTAACCAATACATGAAACAGTTGTCAAAATCATAGGAGCCACAGTTCGCACATCCCTTGTTGGGAGCATGCGGGCGCAAGCTCTTAGACTTTCGCATACTTTAACAGTGCGCACCTTATTTATCTGTTTTTTGGCCCATCCATACCAATTGGACCGCTCTACATCTCCAGCTCCATTTCCTGGGACAATTATCGCTTTCGTCAGTGGCATTTTCTCTTATCCACGTTGTCTTCTGTCGATGTTTGAATACACTTCCCTAAACAATGCTGACTGTGAGTAGTCATATGACGCTCATCAGTGCATGTTCGAGTGAGTCAATTTTGCGCAGCGAATGGTTGTGTTCCAGATAGACCATATAAATATTAGAGGACTTAACCAGTTTTAGCATGTACAtggccattgagggcttccaccattgaGTGAGTTCGACTAAGTGCACCAGACTATTGCCCGTGAACTGAACGGGCAAAAGCAGCGAGGGAGGAGCACCCTTCTCAAATCGAACAGTAATCTGTGCGGTCATGTTGTCAACATGGCAGCATGGTGGATCGTTCAGAAACATACAACATATCTTTTCCATAAAATATATGTTCTAATTTTtaaactagttttcattgggaaggcagataaagcaATTACTTTTGCATTACTCCACACGCTTAACCTTCGTCACTTTTGTTTTTGGCCGACTCCGCCGTCGGCCAAAATGGGGAACATGGATCACCCCTGGGAGGCAGCCCGGTTCTGAAACCAATGCAATCAACGGTCTGGGGCATTAATCGAACCCCttcattttgaagtagtcaactggttGGGAGCGATCAGCCATTGATCCAAGCATCGTCTTAATCTTCAAATGGTGTGCTATGGTTTGTAAATGGATGTAAGCTATATCACCGCCATCTTGTGGCCACAATAAATTAATGCCACACAAGATTTGGTTCAGGACTCCAGTACTGCAGGTGGGCTTAAATCACCAATATTAGCGTTACACTTTTTTCAAACACAAAATAAGAAGAAAGTGGGCCAATCATTTCTAGGGAACAATTAAGTACCGTACTGTGAGTGTTTTCaaataaaatggtcaaaaagaaacaacttcttagcaaagaacaatttctcaagcaaaTATTTTTGCTAGGActctctgggagtggtctgagtggggagggggaaactgaaaaccagctgttattggcagagaggtttggaactctttcaaATTGGAgaggtctattaactaatttaccgcctggtgatgccAAAACCACATCCCACCAAAACGGACAGAAATTTTAGgttgtcttttcaaacagctcttacactaaacgGGCATTATCCTAATTTTTACAatgtcacagtattattccaacctcatagtgtggaaatgtatataaaacataGGAAATCTAATTTTTtgtctgcactgggcctttaaaatggagactcaatggcgctgcccatgctgtcacagacgcaataatggcacagatacaaagataaAACCTCTTTCCATCAAATGACAAAATAATTATATAATTCCATCACAAATTACCAAATATTTCAACCATACATTATGGTAGTCATACAGTAGATCCAGAATACATTGGTATAGGTTAAAATAAACTAAAAAGTGCTGTAAGTCAGCTATTCATATGGAAGTTTAGTTGCTAATTGTTTGTGTCACATTTGGACTTttgaacaacagatttttttactttgtcagctcagggattcgatcttgcaaccttttggttactagtccaacgctctaaccacaatgctacctgccgcccctgtatTTAAATATAAGTACAAATATGGTCACATTTTGTATAGGGAACACATCTTAAGGTACTATGCCCTTATTAATCCAACATACTAAGAGTCTGTTTCTTGTGTAACTTGCCCTTTATTAACTATTAGTACGCCTTTATTATGGCTATGAGGTTATTACGGATTGACCAATAAATACATTACTTATAATGTTTGAATAAGAAACACTTAATTAAGGTCTACTAATAACACATAATAAATGCCTTATTAGCTATATACACACTTACAAATTAGAAAAGAGGTGAATATATATACCTTTTTTTCATCATATTTGATGTATCAGCtttcgttggttggccctcgcttcatactcttcgccaaacccactggctacaggttatctacaattctctgctaggtaaagccccgccttatctcagctcaatggtcaccatagcagcacccactcgtagcacgcactccagtaggtatatctcactggtcacccccaaagccaattcctcctttggtcgtctttccttccagttctctgctgcccacgactggaacgaactgcaaaactctctgaagctggaaacacttatctccctcactagctttaagcaccagctgtcagagcaactcacagattactgcacctgtacatagcccatctataatttagcccaacaactacctcttcccccactgtatttatttatttattttgctcctttgcaccccactatttctatttctactttgcacattcttccactgcaaatctaccattccagtgttttacttgctacattggatttacttcgccaccatggccttttttgcttttacctcccttatctcacctcatttgctcacattgtatatagacttatttttcgactctattattgactgtatgttttgtttattccatgtgtaactctgtttttgtatgtgtcgaattgctatgctttatcttggccaggtcgcagctgcaaatgagaacttgttctcaactagcctacctggttaaataaaggtgaaataatatatatatattttttttaaatcatcatcTTATATTAATTTCATATGTTTTAACAATGCAATGTGTGTTTAAATGTATCAATCGAATTTGCATTAATCAACAAATGCATATTTGCCTATATGTACGGAGTATGCTTCATAATGTCATATTAATCTTAGAAAAATAAGTATTTGAAAGCAATATACTTTTCTGTCTGAAAATAAAACTATTTTCCTCAACTGCGTTAtgcactccagtcagcagatggcgatgtgtgTCTAGTAGTGGACTGCACTGTTCTTTTGGCTGTTTCGAATACAACAACAGAtcccacctcggtagcttgctgcTATCCGACATTGCCGAAACATTTAAGCTTCTTAGACCATTTCGGTATACTAGTCGCTGTGTTTTAAATACACTTTTATCATAGTTACCTCGTGATTTCATATGTTCATATTAATCAGCAAGCTGGCAGACACCTGTAGGTTATCTTCAAACTAGATTAGCACTAGCCAAGTTGCTACtgatagctagatagctaactagttagctaacatctccgaccatgagctcactgaGCTACTTCccccctgctaaagaagaggatgTCTACTGGACAGAGACAGACGTTCTCGTGAaaaaggagaaggaagaggaggctgtcacagtaaaaacattttttgaagAATTAAcaatgaaagaagaggaagaagctttcagaatgaaagaggaggaagagaatgaGGAGGATGCAGTGGTTGGTGTGAAAGAGGAGGGTGAGATGACTGTCTcattgaaagaagaggagaagggtGACAAAGAGGAGACTGGAGAtcttaacaccagtgagtacagTATTAAAACGGGGAGAGTCTTAAACTGATGTGTGATTTTAAAGTGACATCccactgaagttctacacttgaatatgttgttctgtACTGCAGAAATTGTTAAATCCACActcttgtgcattttgctatttgcctcatgactccacgtactttgttgactatgaactttctTGTTTACCCtaccgtgggacagactatgtttgttcccacactcgggactctcaattggttacacagacttttagcctcccatcctattctaaccacctctcgccggctttggattcatgttacctgatgaaattgctgtataaTATGATCGTAATGCACATTCAAATGCCATAAATCAACACTGCAgcgctctccctgtcctctgccgtgccttgattgtatgtAAACCTTgtatgtgcatgtacaccctggcccatctactgttgctagcccaattctgacttgtgctctgatatctgtttcactgatttctgctctcgtaaaagcctgggttttctgcacattaacactagaagcttattacctaaaatgtatcaattggaagtgtgggttcacagctccaaaccagatgtgttggtcattactgagacgtggttaagaaagagtgttttgaatactgatgttaacctttctggctATAACCTTTTTctgcaagacagatcttccaaaggtagGAAATGGCAATCTTTACCCAGGATCACCTagagtgctcggttgtctccaccaagtctgtccccaaacaatttgatttgctggttttaagtattaaactttcaaatagctcatTGTTGACTGTTGTGGgtgttatcgtcctccatcagcaccggcctgtaccctacctgctctaatctctctcctggccccttacattACGTCTGAacttgtcctgctaggtgacctaaactgggacatactTAAAACACCTGAcaaagtcctaaagcaatgggactccctaaatctttctcagattattaccaatcctacaaggtatgactccaaacacccagaaaaggctactttcctcgatgttatcctcacaaataatcctgataggtaccAGTCTGGtgtttctgtaatgaccttagtgatcactgttttacagcctgtgttcgtaatggctgctttGTGAAACGttctgtcctgatttgtcatacaCGCTTGCTagaaaactttaatgagcaagccttccttcataacctggcctctgtaaattagTATAGAATCAGcctgatcccctctgtcgaagaagcttggaccttctttttttgaTATCTTCAGTGatcttgttaacaaacacaccctcataaaga
It includes:
- the rbbp9 gene encoding serine hydrolase RBBP9, translating into MPLTKAIIVPGNGAGDVERSNWYGWAKKQINKIPDMTCLLSNMPDPVTARESIWLPFIQEELQCDEETVIIGHSSGAAAAMRYAETHNVFGLILVGAYTSDLGDENERESGYFSRPWEWEQMRRNVGHIVQFGSTDDPFLPWEEQQAVAEGLGAVLHKYTDRGHFQNTQFPELIDAVRKLRAAA